Proteins encoded by one window of Cyprinus carpio isolate SPL01 chromosome B6, ASM1834038v1, whole genome shotgun sequence:
- the mcm6 gene encoding DNA replication licensing factor MCM6 — MDLVEQGTNPNAGQMIKDDLAEKCQKLFQAFLEEFQNSDGEVKYLRDAEELIRPERNTLVVSFIDLEAFNQELATAIQEEFYRLYPYLCRAVRNFARDHGEVPTSKEFYVAFQDLPTRHKIRELTVVKVGSLVRFSGQVVRTHPVHPELVSGTFLCLDCQGVIKDVEQQFKYTQPSICRNPVCNNRRRFLLDTNKSKFIDFQKVRIQETQAELPRGCIPRSMEVILRAEAVESAQAGDKCDFIGSLIVVPDVSQLSTPGVRAETSSRTPGVQGYENEGLRGLKALGVRELSYKLAFLACHVAPTNPRFGGKEIRDEEQTAESIKKQMTVQEWEKVFEMSQDKNLYHNLCTSLFPTIHGNDEVKRGILLMLFGGVPKTTMEGTSLRGDINVCIVGDPSTAKSQFLKHVEEFSPRAVYTSGKASSAAGLTAAVVRDEESHEFVIEAGALMLADNGVCCIDEFDKMETRDQVAIHEAMEQQTISITKAGVKATLNARTSILAAANPVSGRYDRSKSLKQNINLTAPIMSRFDLFFILVDDCNEVTDYAIARRIVDLHSRIENSVERVYSLDEIRRYLLFARQFKPKISKESEEFIVEQYKRLRQRDGSGVTKSAWRITVRQLESLIRLSESMARMHCCDEVQPKHVKEAFRLLNKSIIRVETPDINLDQEEEEAMEEEEDDNQMNGHDAPNGVNGDVNGEVNGHESTNGINGHGVNGESAKPSLRLSFAEYKRISNLLVLHLRHAEEAEDETALKKSEVVNWYLKEIESEIDSEMELINKKAMIEKVIYRLVHYDYILIELTQSGLKGSAESSGTESQEEDVTLVVNPNYTFDD, encoded by the exons ATGGATCTCGTGGAACAAGGAACAAATCCGAATGCGGGTCAGATGATCAAGGACGACCTGGCGGaaaaatgccaaaaattattCCAGGCTTTCTTGGAAGA GTTTCAGAATAGTGATGGAGAAGTGAAGTACCTGCGGGACGCAGAGGAGTTGATCCGGCCGGAAAGGAACACACTCGTGGTCAGTTTTATCGACCTGGAGGCCTTTAATCAAGAACTGGCAACCGCCATCCAGGAAGAGTTCTACAG acttTATCCCTACCTGTGCCGTGCCGTGCGTAATTTTGCTCGGGATCATGGAGAAGTTCCAACCTCGAAGGAATTCTATGTTGCCTTCCAGGATCTACCAACCAGACACAA GATCCGTGAGTTGACCGTGGTGAAGGTTGGCTCACTTGTGCGCTTCAGTGGCCAGGTTGTCCGTACTCATCCGGTTCACCCTGAGCTGGTGAGCGGGACCTTCCTGTGCTTGGACTGTCAGGGAGTGATAAAGGATGTGGAGCAGCAGTTTAAATACACTCAGCCGAGCATTTGCCGCAACCCTGTGTGCAACAACCGTAGACGATTTCTCCTGGatacaaacaaatccaaattcaTTGACTTCCAGAAG GTGCGTATCCAGGAGACACAGGCTGAGCTGCCACGGGGCTGCATACCTCGTAGTATGGAGGTGATTCTGCGGGCCGAGGCTGTGGAGTCGGCACAGGCCGGTGATAAATGTGACTTCATTGGTTCCCTCATCGTTGTGCCAGATGTATCCCAGCTGTCCACACCAG GTGTGCGTGCTGAGACCAGCTCTCGTACACCTGGGGTGCAAGGTTACGAGAATGAGGGTCTCCGTGGGCTTAAAGCGCTGGGTGTCAGAGAACTTTCCTACAAACTTGCTTTCTTGGCATGCCACGTAGCCCCAACCAATCCCAGA TTTGGCGGAAAGGAGATCCGGGATGAGGAGCAGACAGCGGAGAGCATCAAGAAACAGATGACGGTACAGGAGTGGGAGAAGGTGTTTGAGATGAGTCAAGATAAAAACCTCTACCACAACCTCTGCACCAGCCTCTTCCCTACCATTCATG GTAATGATGAGGTAAAGCGGGGGATTCTGCTCATGTTGTTTGGAGGTGTTCCTAAAACCACCATGGAGGGCACATCTCTGAGAGGAGACATCAATGTCTGCATCGTTGGAGATCCCAGCACAGCCAAGAGCCAGTTCCTTAA ACATGTTGAGGAGTTCAGTCCCCGTGCGGTCTACACCAGCGGTAAAGCCTCCAGCGCGGCCGGTCTCACAGCTGCTGTGGTGAGAGATGAGGAATCACACGAGTTTGTCATTGAAGCCGGAGCACTCATGTTGGCTGACAAT GGTGTTTGCTGCATTGATGAGTTTGATAAGATGGAAACGAGAGACCAAGTAGCCATCCATGAGGCTATGGAGCAACAGACCATCTCCATCACCAAAGCAGGGGTCAAG GCCACTCTGAATGCTCGCACATCCATCTTGGCTGCAGCAAACCCAGTGAGCGGACGTTATGACCGCTCCAAATCTCTCAAACAGAACATCAACCTGACGGCACCCATCATGTCACGTTTTGATCTCTTCTTCATCCTGGTAGACGACTGCAATGAG GTCACTGATTATGCCATTGCCAGACGTATAGTGGATCTCCACTCCAGAATTGAGAATTCTGTCGAACGTGTCTACAGTCTAGATGAGATTCGCAGATACCTGCTGTTTGCTCGCCAGTTCAAACCAAAG aTCTCAAAGGAGTCTGAGGAATTCATTGTGGAGCAGTACAAGCGTCTGAGACAGCGGGACGGCTCCGGAGTCACTAAATCAGCTTGGAGGATCACAGTACGGCAGCTGGAAAGCTTGATTCGTCTTTCTGAGAGCATGGCAAGGATGCACTGTTGTGATGAG GTTCAGCCAAAGCACGTCAAAGAGGCTTTCAGGCTGCTGAACAAGTCTATTATTCGGGTCGAGACTCCTGATATTAATCTGGaccaggaggaagaggaggccatggaggaggaggaagatgacaaTCAGATGAATG GCCATGATGCACCTAATGGTGTGAATGGAGATGTTAATGGAGAAGTGAATGGTCACGAGAGTACAAATGGTATTAACGGTCACGGGGTCAACGGTGAAAGCGCCAAACCCTCGCTGCGACTGTCATTTGCGGAGTATAAACGCATTTCTAACCTGTTGGTGTTACATCTGCGTCACGCTGAGGAAG CCGAGGACGAGACCGCGCTTAAGAAGAGTGAAGTAGTGAACTGGTATCTGAAGGAAATCGAATCAGAGATCGATTCAGAAATGGAACTCATCAATAAGAAGGCAATGATAGAGAAAGTTATCTACAGACTGGTTCACTAT GATTATATTTTGATTGAGCTGACACAGTCTGGGCTGAAAGGATCAGCGGAGTCCAGTGGAACAGAATCCCAGGAGGAAGATGTCACGCTGGTGGTCAACCCCAACTACACATTTGATGACTAA
- the tmbim1a gene encoding transmembrane BAX inhibitor motif containing 1a: MSRSDFPPGYDDSRLLSNPQPGGGYPASAPPYGFNAYGGQPPYPQPNDPYRGQPAGYPPPSIPVIPVIPPGLGDNEGFTTTGGFDDISVRHTFIRKVYLILAAQLLVTATIVAIFTFVEPVGAFVRKNPAIYWVSYAVYFVTHLVLVCCQGPRRRFPWNLILLAIFTLALSFMTGNIASYYSTKAVFLALGITVLVSVAVTVFCFQTKVDFTKCSGFFCVLGIVVFVTGIITAIVLSFKYIPWLHMLYAAIGAIAFTLFLAYHTQLLIGNRKLSIGPEEYVFAALSLYVDIVQIFIFLLQIIGYAER, encoded by the exons ATGTCAAGGTCAGATTTCCCTCCGGGTTACGATGATTCGCGGCTGCTCTCTAACCCTCAGCCTGGAGGAGGTTACCCTGCTTCTGCCCCCCCATATGGCTTCAACGCGTACGGGGGACAGCCGCCTTACCCACAGCCCAATGATCCATACCGAGGCCAGCCAGCGGGATACCCCCCGCCAAGTATTCCTGTCATCCCCGTCATTCCTCCTGGTTTAG GTGATAATGAAGGATTTACCACAACAGGAGGATTTGACGATATTAGTGTCCGTCACACTTTTATACGAAAA GTTTATCTGATCCTCGCTGCCCAGCTTCTGGTCACAGCTACCATCGTGGCTATTTTCACATTTGT gGAACCTGTAGGAGCGTTTGTGAGGAAAAATCCAGCCATTTACTGGGTTTCATA tgctgTCTATTTTGTCACTCACTTGGTACTGGTTTGCTGTCAGGGACCCAG GAGGCGTTTCCCATGGAACCTGATCCTGTTGGCCATTTTT acACTGGCCTTATCGTTCATGACTGGAAATATAGCAAG ctaTTACAGCACTAAGGCGGTTTTCCTGGCCCTGGGCATCACTGTTCTTGTGTCGGTTGCGGTGACAGTGTTCTGCTTCCAGACTAAG GTGGATTTCACTAAATGTTCCGGCTTTTTCTGTGTCCTCGGAATCGTAGTGTTTGTGACTGGCATCATCACGGCTATCGTGCTGTCATTCAAATAC ATCCCATGGCTTCACATGCTCTATGCAGCAATAGGGGCCATTGCATTCACTCTG tttCTGGCCTATCATACCCAGCTGCTCATCGGGAACAGGAAGCTCTCCATCGGGCCAGAGGAGTATGTGTTTGCGGCTCTCTCCCTTTATGTTGACATTGTCCAGATCTTCATCTTCCTCCTGCAAATTATTGGATATGCAGAGAGATAG